The following coding sequences are from one Mycolicibacterium aichiense window:
- a CDS encoding GGDEF domain-containing protein: MSEAAFPIPANERERLNVLADYNIMDSLPEQAYDDFVKLASAICGTPIALISLLDEDRQWFKADFGLGVSETPRSQAFCAHAIMNPDDVMTVEDATADERFATNPLVTGDPHIRFYAGAPLVAPTGEALGTICVIDRQPRTLSETQREALAILSREIIVQLELRRSIETLEQAVLDQEKYVELLQEYQRDIEKVRVHLESQSVTDVLTGVKNRRSFDMTLDEECMRAQTRGTTLSLIMIDVDLFKAFNDIHGHPAGDEVLRGVARLLQSELRVSDSLFRYGGEEFAVVLPETTCKGAFVLGERFRRAVQRAPWPKRPISISIGVAATDAGITSPQDLLQAADGALYQAKQSGRNRVVMASGDS, translated from the coding sequence ATGTCAGAGGCCGCTTTTCCGATACCAGCCAACGAGCGTGAGCGACTGAATGTCCTTGCGGATTACAACATCATGGACTCGCTGCCGGAGCAGGCCTATGACGACTTCGTCAAGTTGGCGTCGGCTATCTGCGGCACGCCCATCGCGCTCATCTCGTTGTTGGACGAGGATCGGCAATGGTTCAAAGCCGACTTCGGTCTCGGGGTCAGCGAAACTCCGCGTTCGCAGGCGTTCTGCGCTCACGCGATCATGAATCCCGACGACGTGATGACCGTGGAGGATGCCACCGCCGACGAACGCTTCGCGACCAATCCCCTTGTGACCGGCGACCCGCACATCCGCTTCTACGCCGGCGCGCCGCTGGTGGCGCCGACCGGTGAGGCGCTGGGCACCATTTGCGTGATCGACCGTCAGCCGCGAACTCTCAGCGAGACACAGCGGGAGGCGCTGGCGATTCTGTCCCGCGAGATCATCGTGCAGCTCGAGCTACGCCGCAGCATCGAGACTCTGGAGCAGGCGGTGCTTGACCAGGAAAAGTACGTGGAACTGCTGCAGGAGTATCAGCGCGACATCGAAAAGGTGCGGGTGCACCTGGAGTCTCAATCGGTAACCGATGTGTTGACCGGAGTGAAGAACCGCCGCTCATTCGACATGACTCTCGACGAGGAGTGCATGCGGGCGCAAACCCGCGGCACCACCTTGTCACTGATCATGATTGACGTCGACCTGTTCAAGGCATTCAACGACATCCACGGACACCCGGCCGGTGACGAGGTGCTGCGTGGGGTTGCCCGTCTGCTGCAATCCGAACTCCGGGTCTCCGATTCGCTGTTCCGCTACGGCGGCGAGGAGTTCGCGGTCGTGCTCCCCGAAACCACCTGCAAGGGTGCGTTCGTGCTCGGCGAGCGGTTCCGCCGCGCCGTGCAGCGTGCGCCGTGGCCCAAGCGCCCGATCTCGATCAGCATCGGCGTCGCGGCCACCGACGCCGGCATCACTTCACCGCAAGATCTCCTACAGGCCGCGGATGGCGCGCTCTACCAAGCCAAGCAGAGCGGGCGGAATCGGGTCGTCATGGCGTCGGGCGACAGCTAG
- a CDS encoding HIT family protein, whose amino-acid sequence MASVFTKIINRELPGRFVYEDDEVVAFLTIEPMTPGHTLVVPRAEVDNWQDVEPAVFNKVMAVSQRIGKAVCAAFGAQRSGLIIAGLEVPHLHVHVFPARNLSDFGFANVDRNPSSASLDEAQAKIKAALAELG is encoded by the coding sequence ATGGCCTCCGTCTTCACCAAGATCATCAACCGCGAACTGCCGGGACGATTCGTCTACGAAGACGACGAGGTCGTCGCGTTCCTGACCATCGAGCCGATGACCCCCGGGCACACGCTGGTGGTTCCGCGGGCCGAGGTCGACAACTGGCAGGACGTCGAGCCGGCCGTGTTCAACAAGGTGATGGCGGTGTCCCAGCGGATCGGCAAGGCCGTGTGTGCGGCGTTCGGCGCGCAGCGGTCCGGGCTGATCATCGCCGGGCTCGAAGTGCCGCACCTGCACGTGCATGTTTTCCCCGCGCGGAACCTGTCCGACTTCGGTTTCGCCAACGTCGACCGCAATCCCTCCTCCGCGTCGCTCGACGAGGCGCAGGCCAAGATCAAGGCCGCGCTTGCCGAACTCGGCTAG
- a CDS encoding nuclear transport factor 2 family protein, translated as MSTTTEQTPALAASQASWRAVMSHDREGWLALMADDVVIEDPIGQAITNPDGNGVRGKAAVADFYDANIAVNNLRVTCEETFPSSSANEVAHILVLRSQFEGGMTSTVRGVFTYSVNDAGLITNMRGYWNMDGMQFGQAVQ; from the coding sequence ATGTCCACCACCACCGAACAAACTCCCGCACTGGCCGCATCGCAGGCATCCTGGCGCGCCGTGATGTCCCACGACCGCGAGGGCTGGTTGGCCCTGATGGCCGACGATGTCGTGATCGAGGACCCGATCGGGCAGGCCATCACCAACCCCGACGGCAACGGCGTGCGGGGCAAGGCGGCCGTCGCCGACTTCTACGACGCCAACATCGCCGTCAACAACCTTCGCGTCACCTGCGAGGAGACGTTCCCATCGAGCTCGGCCAACGAGGTTGCGCACATCCTGGTGCTGCGCAGCCAGTTCGAGGGCGGAATGACCAGCACGGTGCGCGGTGTGTTCACCTACTCCGTCAACGACGCCGGCCTGATCACCAACATGCGGGGCTACTGGAACATGGACGGCATGCAGTTCGGCCAGGCGGTTCAGTGA
- a CDS encoding SDR family NAD(P)-dependent oxidoreductase, translating to MSERPLEGFGAVVVGGSRGIGAAVSALLAECGAGVVVNGRDAAAAEATVATIVDAGGRAIAHAGSAADEAIAEQLVGLCESEFGAVDALVNCAGAPEPPGSSILSVTAAEFRALLDIHVGTTFATCRAAAPRMVARGRGAIVNTSSFAFLGDYGGTGYPAGKGAVNGLTMAIAAELAEHGVRANVVCPGAKTRLSSGSDFEAQIESLRQRGILDDVSAHGALDAAPPEYVAPMYAYLVSDLASTITGQIFIAAGGFVGRFDKPSPKFITYRDHHDCPPWTVGEIATMLT from the coding sequence GTGAGTGAGCGCCCGCTCGAGGGCTTCGGTGCCGTCGTCGTCGGCGGCTCACGGGGTATCGGGGCCGCCGTCTCGGCGCTGCTGGCCGAGTGCGGGGCGGGTGTTGTGGTCAACGGCCGCGATGCAGCGGCCGCTGAGGCGACGGTCGCCACCATCGTCGACGCCGGTGGCCGCGCCATCGCACACGCCGGCTCGGCCGCGGACGAAGCGATCGCCGAGCAATTGGTCGGCCTGTGCGAGAGCGAATTCGGTGCTGTCGACGCCCTGGTGAACTGCGCCGGCGCACCTGAGCCGCCCGGTTCGTCGATACTGTCCGTCACAGCTGCCGAGTTCCGCGCGCTCCTCGACATCCATGTCGGAACCACGTTCGCGACCTGCCGGGCGGCCGCCCCCAGAATGGTGGCCCGCGGCCGAGGCGCGATCGTCAACACCAGTTCCTTTGCCTTCCTTGGCGATTACGGCGGAACCGGCTATCCGGCAGGCAAAGGTGCGGTCAACGGCTTGACGATGGCGATCGCGGCCGAGCTGGCCGAGCACGGTGTGCGCGCCAACGTGGTGTGCCCGGGTGCCAAGACCCGGCTGTCCAGTGGGTCGGACTTCGAGGCACAGATCGAATCGTTGCGGCAACGCGGCATCCTCGACGACGTCAGCGCCCACGGTGCGCTCGACGCCGCGCCCCCGGAGTACGTCGCCCCGATGTACGCCTACCTGGTCAGTGACCTTGCCAGCACGATCACCGGCCAGATCTTTATCGCCGCAGGCGGTTTCGTGGGGCGGTTCGACAAGCCCTCGCCAAAGTTCATCACTTACCGGGATCATCACGACTGCCCGCCGTGGACAGTCGGCGAGATCGCGACGATGCTCACCTGA
- a CDS encoding FAD-dependent oxidoreductase: MSTFPNLLCEGRIGSMTVRNRLVMSPMETMYGTPDGLPSQRTRDYFAARAEGGVGLITVGATGIDHLQPETPGGLHLGTDESVSAHRALVEAVHEHGAKIQPQIVHAGPDGLGPEMHGVTSLGPSVIPSYLTGRPSAEVTEAQLTGIIDLFKAAVRRAAEAGYDGIELHAAHGYMFLGSFLAPQRNRRIDDYRGDTAGGRIRVVLQTLAAIRSEIGDALPITLRISGYERVAGGRPSYETAQMAPQLVAAGVDAFHVSGGVIDRLVTGMVNAADDGDALNVGAAAAVKQVVDVPVIAVGRIHDPARAEQILADGRADFIAMGRPMLADPNLAAKLHAGQSDRVRRCISCENCIDAMEQRFSVDCAVNPRTGKERELAAHPVAEPKHVVVVGGGPGGLEAARVAAERGHQVTLFERNAELGGALVWASIVHPENEPFLRYLRGEIAASTVTLEMSHAVGVDEVAALEPDAVIVATGAEIAVPDIDGARHSRVISGHGVRDLLVNPAALPAGRRVVIVGGSLAAIQLAEYLCAQDRFVTVLESGRTIAAEVGLKRRTEHMDRLDRLGVPLHVRADVHQITDDSVVFTPHGGTRRELAADAVIITGRLEADTALFDALTDRLPGAKVHAVGDCTGLGLIRKATDDGARAACSI; this comes from the coding sequence ATGAGCACCTTCCCGAACCTGTTGTGTGAAGGCCGCATCGGCTCGATGACGGTGCGCAACAGGCTCGTGATGTCTCCGATGGAGACCATGTACGGCACGCCCGACGGTCTGCCGTCGCAGCGCACCCGCGACTACTTCGCCGCCCGCGCCGAAGGCGGCGTCGGGTTGATCACCGTGGGCGCCACCGGCATCGACCACCTGCAGCCCGAGACTCCGGGCGGGCTGCACCTCGGCACCGACGAGTCAGTGAGCGCCCACCGTGCACTGGTCGAGGCCGTGCACGAGCATGGCGCGAAGATCCAGCCGCAGATCGTGCACGCCGGCCCCGACGGGCTCGGACCCGAGATGCACGGCGTCACATCGCTCGGCCCGTCGGTGATCCCGTCCTATCTGACCGGACGTCCCTCGGCCGAGGTGACCGAGGCCCAGTTGACCGGGATCATCGACCTGTTCAAAGCCGCCGTGCGCCGCGCGGCCGAGGCCGGCTATGACGGCATCGAACTCCACGCTGCCCACGGATACATGTTCCTGGGCTCTTTCCTTGCACCCCAACGCAACCGGCGCATCGACGACTACCGCGGCGACACGGCCGGTGGCCGCATCCGGGTGGTGTTGCAGACGCTGGCGGCCATCCGATCAGAGATCGGCGACGCCTTGCCGATCACGCTGCGCATCTCCGGCTACGAACGGGTGGCCGGCGGCCGCCCGAGCTACGAGACGGCGCAGATGGCACCGCAACTGGTGGCGGCCGGCGTCGATGCCTTCCACGTCAGCGGTGGGGTGATCGACCGCCTGGTCACCGGGATGGTGAATGCCGCCGACGACGGCGACGCACTCAACGTGGGTGCCGCGGCCGCGGTGAAGCAGGTGGTCGATGTGCCGGTGATCGCGGTGGGCCGCATCCACGACCCGGCGCGCGCCGAGCAGATCCTCGCCGACGGCCGCGCGGACTTCATCGCGATGGGCCGGCCGATGCTGGCAGATCCGAACCTGGCCGCCAAACTTCACGCCGGCCAATCGGATCGGGTTCGCCGATGCATCTCGTGCGAGAACTGCATCGACGCCATGGAGCAGCGATTCTCGGTCGACTGCGCGGTGAACCCCCGCACCGGTAAGGAACGTGAACTCGCGGCGCACCCGGTCGCGGAGCCCAAGCACGTCGTCGTCGTCGGCGGCGGGCCAGGCGGTCTGGAGGCCGCCCGGGTGGCCGCCGAACGGGGGCACCAGGTCACGTTGTTCGAGCGCAACGCCGAATTGGGCGGCGCTCTGGTGTGGGCGTCGATCGTGCATCCGGAGAACGAACCGTTCCTGCGGTACCTGCGCGGTGAGATCGCCGCCAGCACCGTGACGCTGGAGATGTCACACGCGGTCGGCGTCGACGAGGTCGCCGCACTGGAGCCAGATGCGGTGATCGTCGCGACCGGCGCGGAGATCGCGGTACCCGACATCGACGGGGCCCGCCATTCCCGGGTGATCAGCGGTCATGGGGTGCGCGACTTGCTGGTGAACCCTGCCGCGCTCCCGGCTGGTCGCCGAGTCGTGATCGTCGGCGGCAGCCTCGCAGCAATCCAGCTCGCCGAATATCTCTGCGCCCAAGACAGATTCGTCACTGTGCTGGAATCCGGCCGGACCATCGCCGCCGAAGTGGGCCTCAAGCGTCGCACCGAACACATGGACCGGCTCGACCGCCTGGGGGTGCCGCTGCACGTGCGCGCCGACGTGCACCAGATCACGGACGACAGCGTGGTGTTCACTCCGCACGGCGGCACCCGCCGCGAACTCGCGGCCGACGCCGTGATCATCACCGGCCGTCTCGAGGCGGACACCGCCCTGTTCGACGCCCTCACCGACCGGTTGCCCGGCGCCAAGGTTCATGCCGTTGGCGACTGCACCGGTCTGGGACTGATCCGTAAAGCCACCGACGATGGCGCTCGCGCCGCCTGCAGTATCTGA
- a CDS encoding response regulator transcription factor, producing the protein MAAPVTPETKPEARVLVVDDETNIVELLSVSLKFQGFEVHTASSGPAALDRAREVRPDAVILDVMMPGMDGFGVLRRLRADGIDAPALFLTARDSLQDKIAGLTLGGDDYVTKPFSLEEVVARLRVILRRAGKGVEEPRNSRLSFADIELDEDTHEVWKAGEPVSLSPTEFTLLRYFVINAGTVLSKPKILDHVWRYDFGGDVNVVESYVSYLRRKIDTGEKRLLHTLRGVGYVLREPR; encoded by the coding sequence ATGGCCGCACCTGTTACACCCGAAACCAAACCCGAGGCACGTGTCCTCGTCGTGGACGACGAGACCAACATCGTGGAACTCCTGTCGGTAAGCCTGAAGTTCCAGGGCTTCGAGGTCCACACCGCGTCCAGCGGCCCGGCGGCCCTCGACCGCGCTCGGGAGGTCCGGCCCGACGCCGTGATCCTCGACGTCATGATGCCCGGCATGGACGGTTTCGGTGTGTTGCGCAGGCTGCGCGCCGACGGCATCGACGCGCCTGCGCTGTTCCTGACCGCGCGCGACAGCCTCCAGGACAAGATCGCCGGACTCACCCTGGGCGGCGACGACTACGTCACCAAGCCGTTCAGCCTCGAAGAGGTCGTCGCCCGGTTGCGGGTGATCCTGCGTCGCGCAGGCAAGGGTGTGGAGGAGCCGCGCAATTCGCGGCTGAGCTTCGCCGATATCGAGCTCGACGAGGACACCCACGAGGTGTGGAAGGCCGGAGAGCCGGTCTCGCTCTCGCCGACCGAATTCACCTTGCTGCGTTACTTCGTCATCAATGCCGGCACCGTGCTCAGCAAGCCCAAGATCCTGGACCACGTCTGGCGCTACGACTTCGGCGGCGACGTCAATGTCGTTGAGTCCTACGTATCCTACCTGCGCCGGAAGATCGACACCGGTGAAAAGCGCCTCCTGCACACCCTTCGCGGTGTCGGATACGTGCTGCGGGAGCCGCGGTAA
- a CDS encoding glycosyltransferase family 39 protein, with translation MTATAVLYLWALDRSGWANAFYSAAEQAGSQSWKALLFGSSDAANSITVDKPPLSLWLPALAIRLFGLNSWSILAPQAIIGVASVALLWDAVRRPFGEGAALMAGTVLALTPVAVTIFRYNNPDALLVLLMIAAVWALLRAIDDGRLRWLLVSGCCVGLGYLTKQLEVALVLPALAIPYLVAGPRSLLTRLGQLVTALAAAVAAAGWWVLLVQLWPAGSRPWIGGTQTNSILELTLRYNGFGRLNGDEPGSIASPGFISPVHTGGRTSPHPWGQPGIGRMFEPEQIGGIGWLLPAALVFAVALLVWRGRAARRDLRRAAIGVLVLWLLVTTWVFSYMAGIFHPYYTVALAPPIAALTGIGIAVSWQERQRLWVRVALAVAVVLTAATAVIVLRHVPGFYPWLRWAVPLAAVLVLAGLIVTAIPMPVIIAAGVLVAFGGPVAYSVTTVERGNSGALPITGPVPRVVTAMTKGVAPAQRAEITSVSGPGFLLPPGSSTTGPHLVGCSLLDSGVPDRQLVGLLDADAQRYTWVAATIGSMCAAGYQLASGHPVMPVGGFNGTDPSPAPDEFLRMALSKRIHYFIVTNPVHEDKWGHLDTNALIQQWVQRNFTPVRVGRVLIYDLTA, from the coding sequence TTGACCGCGACCGCCGTTCTCTACCTGTGGGCCCTGGACCGCTCGGGGTGGGCCAACGCGTTCTATTCCGCTGCCGAGCAGGCCGGCTCGCAGTCGTGGAAGGCGTTGTTGTTCGGATCGTCCGACGCTGCCAACTCGATCACCGTCGACAAACCGCCTCTGTCGCTGTGGCTCCCGGCCCTGGCCATCCGCCTGTTCGGCCTCAACTCGTGGAGCATCCTGGCTCCCCAGGCGATCATCGGAGTGGCCTCTGTCGCACTGCTCTGGGATGCCGTCCGCCGGCCGTTCGGTGAAGGAGCCGCACTGATGGCGGGCACGGTCCTGGCGCTGACCCCGGTGGCCGTGACGATCTTCCGCTACAACAACCCCGACGCGCTTCTGGTCCTGTTGATGATCGCCGCGGTGTGGGCCCTGCTGAGGGCGATCGACGACGGTCGACTGCGCTGGCTGTTGGTGTCGGGATGCTGTGTGGGACTGGGGTATCTGACCAAGCAGCTCGAAGTGGCGTTGGTGCTGCCCGCGCTGGCGATCCCGTACCTGGTGGCCGGTCCGCGATCGCTGCTCACCCGGCTGGGGCAACTCGTGACGGCGCTGGCCGCCGCCGTGGCCGCAGCGGGGTGGTGGGTGCTGCTGGTGCAGCTGTGGCCGGCTGGCTCGCGGCCGTGGATCGGTGGGACGCAGACCAATTCGATCCTCGAACTGACGCTGCGCTACAACGGCTTCGGCAGGCTCAACGGCGACGAGCCGGGCAGCATCGCCTCGCCCGGCTTCATCTCGCCGGTCCATACCGGTGGCCGGACATCGCCGCACCCCTGGGGTCAGCCCGGCATCGGCAGGATGTTCGAGCCGGAGCAGATCGGTGGCATCGGCTGGCTACTGCCCGCCGCACTGGTGTTCGCGGTCGCCTTGCTGGTGTGGCGGGGCCGAGCCGCGCGCCGGGATCTGCGCCGCGCCGCCATCGGAGTGTTGGTGCTCTGGCTGCTGGTCACGACATGGGTGTTCAGCTACATGGCCGGAATCTTTCACCCGTACTACACCGTGGCCCTCGCGCCGCCGATCGCCGCGCTGACCGGCATCGGCATTGCAGTGAGTTGGCAAGAGCGACAACGGCTGTGGGTCAGGGTGGCGCTGGCGGTCGCGGTGGTGCTGACGGCCGCCACCGCGGTGATCGTGCTGCGGCACGTTCCTGGCTTCTACCCGTGGCTGCGGTGGGCGGTCCCGCTGGCCGCCGTCCTGGTGCTGGCCGGGCTGATCGTCACCGCCATCCCGATGCCGGTGATCATCGCGGCAGGCGTACTGGTCGCGTTCGGCGGACCCGTGGCCTACAGCGTCACGACCGTCGAACGCGGCAATTCCGGCGCACTGCCGATCACCGGACCCGTTCCACGCGTTGTGACGGCAATGACCAAGGGTGTCGCGCCGGCCCAGCGCGCCGAGATCACGTCGGTCAGCGGGCCCGGATTCCTGCTGCCCCCGGGATCGTCCACCACCGGACCGCATCTGGTCGGCTGCAGCCTGCTGGACTCCGGCGTGCCCGACCGGCAGCTGGTCGGCCTGCTCGACGCCGATGCGCAGCGATACACCTGGGTGGCCGCGACCATCGGATCGATGTGCGCGGCCGGGTATCAACTGGCCAGCGGTCACCCGGTGATGCCGGTCGGTGGATTCAACGGCACTGATCCTTCCCCGGCACCCGACGAGTTTCTGCGGATGGCGCTGTCCAAGCGTATCCACTACTTCATCGTCACCAACCCGGTCCACGAGGACAAGTGGGGACATCTGGACACCAATGCGCTTATCCAGCAATGGGTTCAGCGCAACTTCACCCCGGTGCGGGTCGGCAGAGTCCTGATCTACGACCTCACGGCGTAG
- a CDS encoding sensor histidine kinase, which yields MPRPYHRALPLRVGLVAAMLLLVGCGLLASGIAVTSTLQHDLINRADQTLLDASRGWAQAPRRMPPPDEEPNPARPPSNFYVRGVDADGHIWMAVNDRDAEPALPDDNDVGPVPVTVGSLEHSPVEWRAVSVRGPSGELTTVAIDMSDIQSTVRSLAWSQFAIGIAVLIILGVAGYWVVHRSLRPLVEVEKTAAAIAAGQLDRRVPERDPRTEVGRLSLALNGMLAQIQTAMASSEDSAEQARTSEERMRRFITDASHELRTPLTTIRGFAELYRQGAARDVEMLMSRIESESRRMGLLVDDLLLLARLDAQRPLEQRRVDLLTLATDAVHDAQSIAPKRTITMEVFDGPGTPEVIGDEARLRQVLGNLVANALQHTPETARISVRVGTSSDDAVLEVADEGPGMTPEDARRVFERFYRTDSSRARASGGTGLGLSIVDSLVYAHGGRVTVSTAPGQGCCFRVSLPRIADVATPVAPAI from the coding sequence ATGCCCAGGCCCTACCACCGAGCGTTGCCGCTGCGGGTCGGCCTGGTGGCCGCCATGCTGCTGCTCGTGGGATGCGGCCTGCTGGCCTCCGGGATCGCGGTCACCTCGACCCTGCAGCATGACCTCATCAACCGCGCCGACCAGACCCTGCTGGACGCCTCCCGGGGCTGGGCCCAGGCTCCGCGCCGGATGCCTCCGCCCGACGAGGAGCCCAACCCGGCCCGTCCGCCGTCCAACTTCTACGTCCGCGGCGTCGACGCCGACGGTCACATCTGGATGGCCGTCAACGACCGGGACGCCGAACCCGCGCTGCCCGACGACAACGACGTCGGGCCGGTGCCGGTGACCGTCGGCTCACTGGAGCACTCGCCGGTCGAGTGGCGTGCGGTGTCGGTGCGCGGGCCCAGCGGCGAGCTGACCACGGTGGCGATCGACATGTCCGACATCCAGTCCACGGTCCGCAGTCTGGCGTGGTCGCAATTCGCGATAGGCATCGCTGTGCTGATCATCCTCGGGGTCGCCGGCTACTGGGTGGTGCACCGCAGCCTTCGGCCGCTCGTCGAAGTCGAGAAGACCGCCGCCGCGATCGCCGCCGGACAGCTGGATCGCCGTGTGCCCGAACGTGATCCACGCACCGAAGTTGGCCGATTGTCGTTGGCGCTCAACGGCATGCTCGCCCAGATCCAGACCGCGATGGCGTCATCGGAGGACTCCGCCGAGCAGGCCCGCACCTCCGAAGAGCGCATGCGGCGCTTCATCACCGACGCCAGCCACGAATTGCGCACCCCGTTGACCACCATTCGCGGCTTCGCCGAGCTCTACCGGCAGGGCGCGGCCCGCGACGTCGAGATGCTGATGTCCCGCATCGAAAGCGAGTCGCGGCGGATGGGCTTACTGGTCGACGATCTGCTGCTGCTGGCCCGCCTCGACGCGCAGCGCCCGCTCGAACAGCGCCGCGTCGACCTGCTCACCCTGGCCACCGACGCCGTGCACGACGCCCAGTCGATCGCCCCCAAGCGGACCATCACCATGGAGGTCTTCGACGGTCCCGGCACCCCCGAGGTCATCGGCGACGAGGCCCGATTGCGTCAGGTGCTGGGCAATCTGGTGGCCAACGCCCTGCAGCACACCCCGGAGACCGCCCGAATCAGTGTGCGGGTGGGCACGTCGTCCGACGACGCGGTGCTCGAGGTCGCCGACGAAGGGCCCGGCATGACTCCCGAGGACGCCCGGCGGGTGTTCGAGCGGTTCTATCGCACCGACTCCTCCCGCGCCCGCGCCAGTGGTGGCACCGGGCTGGGGTTGTCGATCGTCGACTCGCTGGTCTACGCCCACGGTGGCCGCGTCACGGTGTCTACCGCGCCGGGCCAGGGCTGCTGCTTTCGGGTCAGCCTGCCGCGCATCGCCGATGTCGCAACCCCGGTGGCCCCAGCGATCTAG
- a CDS encoding glycosyltransferase produces the protein MTDTLPAEQHTAAIGVGGRYVLDIVIPVYNEERDVAACVRRLHQFLLDEVPYRARIIVADNASTDHTLSVARELAEELSDVDVIHLDAKGRGGALAAAWASSPADVVAYMDVDLSTDLSALMPLVAPLVSGHSDIAIGSRLAASSRVVRGIKRELVSRGYNLLLRGLLGARFSDAQCGFKALRADVARQLLPLVADTGWFFDTELLVLAEKAGLRIHEVPVDWIDDPDSRVDILATAIEDLKGCWRVGRALTTGALPLRDLQAALGREPLVPGVPRGMVGQMVRFGLIGIASTIAFALLYLSLHPALGAQAANLTALLLTALANTAANRAFTFGIRGRAGVARHHVHGLLIFAFGLAITSGSLYLLHRYDPTVGKGVELSVLVAANLVATLVRFVALRRVFGAPTR, from the coding sequence ATGACCGACACCCTGCCGGCCGAGCAGCACACCGCTGCGATCGGCGTCGGGGGTCGCTACGTTCTCGACATCGTCATCCCCGTGTACAACGAGGAGCGCGACGTCGCGGCCTGCGTGCGACGGCTCCACCAGTTCCTGCTCGACGAGGTGCCCTACCGGGCCCGAATCATCGTGGCCGACAACGCCAGTACCGACCACACCTTGTCGGTGGCGCGGGAGCTCGCCGAGGAACTGTCCGACGTCGACGTGATCCACCTCGACGCCAAGGGCCGCGGCGGCGCGCTCGCCGCAGCGTGGGCGTCGTCGCCGGCCGACGTCGTCGCCTACATGGATGTCGACCTCTCGACCGATCTTTCAGCGCTCATGCCTCTGGTCGCGCCGCTGGTGTCCGGGCATTCCGACATCGCCATCGGTTCGCGGCTGGCCGCCTCGTCGCGGGTGGTGCGTGGCATCAAGCGCGAATTGGTGTCCCGCGGTTACAACTTGCTGCTGCGCGGCCTGCTCGGCGCGAGGTTCTCCGACGCCCAGTGCGGCTTCAAGGCGCTGCGCGCTGACGTCGCCCGCCAGCTGTTGCCGCTGGTCGCCGACACCGGATGGTTCTTCGACACCGAACTGCTGGTGCTCGCCGAGAAGGCCGGCTTGCGCATCCACGAGGTACCGGTCGACTGGATCGACGACCCTGACTCCCGCGTCGACATCCTCGCCACCGCGATCGAAGACCTCAAAGGCTGCTGGCGAGTCGGCCGCGCGCTGACCACCGGAGCGCTGCCGCTGCGCGACCTGCAGGCCGCGCTGGGCCGCGAGCCGCTGGTGCCCGGCGTGCCCCGCGGCATGGTCGGCCAGATGGTCCGCTTCGGCCTGATCGGCATCGCCAGCACCATTGCCTTTGCGCTGCTGTATCTTTCGCTGCATCCCGCGCTCGGCGCGCAGGCGGCCAACCTGACCGCCCTGCTGCTCACCGCGCTGGCCAACACCGCCGCCAACCGAGCCTTCACCTTCGGCATCCGCGGCCGCGCCGGTGTCGCCCGCCACCACGTCCACGGCCTGCTGATCTTCGCATTCGGGCTGGCCATCACCAGCGGCTCGCTGTATCTGCTGCACCGCTACGACCCGACCGTCGGCAAGGGCGTCGAACTGTCCGTTCTGGTCGCGGCCAACCTGGTCGCCACCCTCGTGCGATTCGTGGCGTTGCGACGGGTGTTCGGCGCCCCCACCCGCTGA